Proteins from one Meriones unguiculatus strain TT.TT164.6M chromosome 10, Bangor_MerUng_6.1, whole genome shotgun sequence genomic window:
- the Rfx1 gene encoding MHC class II regulatory factor RFX1 isoform X3, which yields MRASETVSEASPSSTASQTGVPTQVVQQVQGTQQRLLVQASVQAKPGHVSPLQLTNIQVPQQALPTQHLVVQSTAPGTKGGQVSLTVHSAQQVHSAPERSPVQANNSTSKTPGAPAGTVQQLQVHNVQQSVPVTQERSVVQATPQTKAGPVQQLAVQGLQPVHVAQERSGSQFPARKAEQRETRPTPPPEPPPRPPGPGPACCGEASQLGSEQPPPHYEPGVEQWVELVGVLPPHLLLPQQRVVFEPLPGLSARASPDLRVRSHRMPQVLVFGTALKVQQLQQVPVPHVYSSQVQYVEGGDASYTASAIRSSTYPYPETPIYTQPAGTSYYEASGTAAQVSSPATSQTVASSGSVPMYVSGSPIVASSSSSEAGASNSSVGAGASGGGGGSGGGSGGGGSGAGTYVIQGGYMLGNASQSYSHTTRASPATVQWLLDNYETAEGVSLPRSTLYCHYLLHCQEQKLEPVNAASFGKLIRSVFMGLRTRRLGTRGNSKYHYYGLRIKASSPLLRLMEDQQHMAMRGQPFSQKQRLKPIQKMEGVANGVAVGQQSTGLSDISAQVQQYQQFLDASRSLPDFAELDLQGKALPEGIGPGDVKAFQVLYREHCEAIVDVMINLQFTLVETLWKTFWRYNLSQPNEAPPLAVHDEAEKRLPRASLVLLSKFQPVLQWTKHCDNVLYQGLVDILIPDVLRPIPSALTQAIRNFAKSLESWLTHAMVNIPEEMLRVKVAAAGAFAQTLRRYTSLNHLAQAARAVLQNTAQINQMLSDLNRVDFANVQEQASWVCRCEDRVVQRLEQDFKVTLQQQNSLEQWAAWLDGVVSQVLKPYQGSSGFPKAAKLFLLKWSFYSSMVIRDLTLRSAASFGSFHLIRLLYDEYMYYLIEHRVAQARGETPIAVMGEFANLATALNPLDPDKDEEEEEEEESEDELPQDISLAAGSESPALGPEALEPPAKLARTDTRSLFVQALPSS from the exons ATGCGGGCTAGTGAGACTGTGTCAGAGGCCAGCCCCAGTTCCACGGCCAGCCAGACCGGTGTCCCCACCCAGGTTGTACAGCAGGTGCAGGGCACCCAGCAG CGGCTGTTGGTCCAGGCAAGTGTGCAGGCCAAGCCAGGCCATGTGTCACCCCTGCAGCTTACCAACATCCAGGTGCCACAGCAG GCTCTCCCCACACAGCACCTGGTGGTGCAGAGCACAGCGCCAGGCACCAAGGGTGGCCAGGTCTCCCTCACGGTGCACAGCGCCCAGCAGGTGCACTCTGCTCCTGAG AGGTCACCAGTGCAGGCCAACAATTCCACCAGCAAGACACCTGGGGCTCCTGCAGGCACTGTGCAGCAACTACAGGTCCACAATGTCCAGCAGAGTGTCCCTGTCACCCAAGAG AGGTCAGTAGTCCAGGCCACTCCACAGACCAAAGCTGGCCCCGTGCAGCAGCTGGCCGTGCAGGGACTGCAGCCAGTTCACGTTGCTCAAGAG AGATCAGGCAGTCAGTTTCCCGCTAGGAAGGCAGAGCAGCGAGAAACACGGCCCACACCGCCGCCGGAGCCGCCGCCCCGGCCTCCCGGGCCTGGGCCAGCGTGCTGTGGCGAGGCCTCGCAGCTAGGCAGCGAGCAGCCGCCGCCCCATTACGAGCCGGGTGTGGAGCAGTGGGTGGAGCTGGTGGGCGTGCTGCCCCCACACCTGCTCCTGCCGCAGCAGAGGGTGGTCTTCGAGCCACTGCCGGGGCTCTCGGCCCGAGCCAGCCCCGACCTGAGAGTCAGGAGCCACAGAATGCCCCAGGTGCTAGTGTTCGGCACCGCCCTCAAA GTACAGCAGCTCCAGCAGGTGCCTGTCCCACATGTGTACTCCAGCCAGGTGCAGTACGTGGAGGGTGGCGATGCGAGCTACACAGCCAGTGCCAT CCGCTCTAGCACCTACCCCTACCCTGAGACGCCGATCTACACACAGCCAGCGGGTACCAGCTACTATGAGGCTTCAGGCACAGCTGCCCAGGTCAGCTCGCCGGCTACTTCCCAGACTGTGGCCAGCAGCGGCTCAGTGCCTATGTATGTGTCCGGGAGCCCGATTGTCGCCAGCTCCTCCAGCAGCGAGGCCGGGGCCAGCAACAGCAGCGTGGGTGCAGGGGCCAGCGGGGGAGGCGGCGGCAGTGGCGGCGGCAGTGGCGGCGGCGGCAGTGGAGCAGGCACCTACGTGATCCAAGGTGGCTACATGCTAGGCAACGCCAGCCAGTCTTACTCCCACACCACCCGTGCCTCACCAGCCACA GTGCAGTGGCTCCTGGATAACTACGAGACCGCCGAGGGCGTGAGCCTGCCGCGCAGCACCCTCTACTGCCACTACCTGCTGCACTGCCAGGAGCAGAAGCTGGAGCCGGTTAATGCAGCCTCGTTCGGCAAGCTTATCCGCTCGGTATTCATGGGTCTGCGCACGCGCCGTCTGGGCACCAG GGGCAACTCTAAATACCACTATTATGGTCTTCGGATCAAAGCCAGCTCACCCCTGCTGCGGCTGATGGAGGACCAGCAGCACATGGCCATGAGAGGCCAGCCATTCTCCCAGAAACAGAG GCTCAAGCCCATCCAGAAGATGGAGGGCGTGGCCAACGGTGTTGCCGTGGGGCAGCAGAGCACAGGGCTGTCAGACATCAGCGCCCAGGTGCAGCAGTACCAGCAGTTCCTGG ATGCTTCCAGGAGCCTCCCTGATTTCGCTGAGCTGGACCTCCAGGGCAAAGCGCTACCTGAGGGCATCGGCCCTGGGGATGTTAAGGCCTTCCAGGTCCTGTATCGGGAGCACTGTGAG GCCATTGTGGATGTCATGATAAACCTCCAGTTCACACTGGTGGAAACGCTGTGGAAGACCTTTTGGAGATATAACCTTAGCCAACCTAATGAGGCACCGCCACTGGCCGT GCATGATGAGGCAGAGAAGCGGCTGCCCAGGGCCAGTCTGGTGCTCCTGTCCAAGTTCCAGCCCGTGCTGCAGTGGACCAAGCACTGTGACAACGTGCTGTACCAGGGCCTGGTGGACATCCTCATCCCTGATGTGCTGCGGCCCATCCCCA GTGCCTTGACCCAAGCAATCCGGAACTTTGCCAAgagcctggagagctggctcaccCATGCCATGGTGAACATCCCTGAGGAGATGCTTCGGGTGAAG GTGGCAGCAGCTGGCGCCTTTGCACAGACGCTGCGGCGCTACACGTCGCTCAACCACCTGGCGCAGGCTGCGCGGGCCGTGCTGCAGAACACGGCCCAGATCAACCAGATGCTGAGTGACCTCAATCGAGTGGACTTTGCAAATGTGCAG GAGCAGGCCTCGTGGGTGTGCCGCTGCGAGGACCGTGTGGTGCAGCGTCTGGAGCAGGACTTCAAGGTGACGCTGCAGCAGCAGAACTCACTGGAGCAGTGGGCGGCCTGGCTGGATGGCGTCGTGAGCCAGGTGCTCAAGCCTTACCAGGGCAGTTCCGGCTTTCCCAAGGCGGCCAAGCTCTTCCTCCTCAAGTGGTCCTTCTACAG CTCCATGGTAATCCGGGACCTGACCCTGCGCAGTGCTGCCAGCTTCGGCTCCTTCCACCTCATCCGGCTGCTGTATGACGAGTACATGTACTACCTGATCGAGCATCGCGTAGCCCAGGCCAGGGGCGAGACACCGATCGCAGTCATGGGAGAGTTTGCAAACTTGGCCACTGCGCTGAATCCCTTGGACCCCGACAAAG acgaggaagaggaggaggaggaagagagtgaggaCGAGCTGCCACAAGACATCTCGCTGGCGGCTGGCAGTGAGTCCCCCGCGCTGGGCCCCGAAGCTCTGGAGCCACCTGCAAAGCTGGCGCGGACTGACACACGTAGCCTCTTCGTGCAGGCCCTGCCCTCCAGCTAA